In the genome of Cronobacter malonaticus LMG 23826, one region contains:
- the sthA gene encoding Si-specific NAD(P)(+) transhydrogenase produces the protein MPQTYDYDVIVIGSGPGGEGAAMGLVKQGATVAVIERYHNVGGGCTHWGTIPSKALRHAVSRIIEFNQNPLYSAHSRPLRSSFADILNHADNVINQQTNMRQGFYERNRCQILQGDARFIDEHTIELTCHDGSIETLTAEKFVIACGSRPYHPDDVDFTHSRIYDSDSILSMHHEPRHVIIYGAGVIGCEYASIFRGMNVKVDLINTRDRLLAFLDQEMSDSLSYHFWNSGVVIRHNEEYERIEGVDDGVIVHLKSGKKVKADCLLYANGRTGNTDSLALENIGLEADGRGLLKVNSMYQTALPHIYAVGDVIGYPSLASAAYDQGRIAAQALVQGVASAHLVEDIPTGIYTIPEISSVGKTEQQLTAMKVPYEVGRAQFKHLARAQIVGMNVGTLKILFHRETKEILGIHCFGERAAEIIHIGQAIMEQKGGGNTIEYFVNTTFNYPTMAEAYRVAALNGLNRLF, from the coding sequence ATGCCACAAACCTACGATTATGATGTAATAGTGATTGGCTCTGGCCCTGGCGGCGAAGGCGCTGCGATGGGCCTGGTGAAACAGGGCGCCACGGTAGCCGTGATAGAGCGCTACCATAATGTCGGCGGCGGTTGCACCCACTGGGGCACCATCCCGTCGAAAGCGCTGCGCCACGCCGTCAGCCGTATCATTGAATTTAACCAGAACCCGTTATACAGCGCCCACTCCCGTCCTCTCCGTTCTTCTTTCGCCGACATCCTCAACCACGCCGACAACGTGATCAATCAGCAGACCAACATGCGCCAGGGCTTTTATGAGCGCAACCGCTGCCAGATCCTGCAAGGCGACGCGCGTTTTATTGACGAGCATACGATTGAGCTGACCTGTCACGACGGCTCAATAGAGACCCTGACCGCAGAGAAATTCGTGATTGCCTGCGGCTCGCGTCCTTATCACCCGGACGATGTGGATTTCACCCACTCGCGCATCTACGACAGCGACTCCATCCTCAGCATGCACCATGAGCCACGCCACGTGATTATTTACGGTGCGGGCGTCATCGGCTGTGAATACGCGTCGATTTTCCGCGGGATGAACGTCAAGGTGGATCTCATCAACACCCGCGACCGCCTGCTGGCGTTTCTCGATCAGGAGATGTCCGATTCGCTCTCATACCACTTCTGGAACAGCGGCGTGGTGATTCGCCACAACGAAGAGTATGAGCGTATCGAAGGCGTGGATGACGGCGTGATTGTGCACCTGAAATCAGGCAAGAAAGTAAAAGCCGATTGTCTGCTCTATGCAAACGGACGCACCGGTAACACCGATTCGCTGGCGCTGGAGAATATCGGGCTGGAGGCCGATGGCCGCGGGCTGCTGAAAGTCAACAGCATGTACCAGACCGCGCTACCGCACATCTACGCCGTGGGCGATGTGATCGGTTATCCGAGCCTGGCCTCCGCCGCCTACGATCAGGGCCGCATCGCCGCGCAGGCGCTGGTGCAGGGCGTGGCGTCGGCGCACCTGGTGGAAGATATTCCAACCGGCATTTACACCATTCCGGAAATCAGCTCCGTCGGCAAAACCGAACAGCAGCTCACCGCCATGAAAGTGCCTTACGAAGTGGGTCGCGCGCAGTTTAAACATCTGGCGCGTGCGCAAATTGTGGGCATGAACGTGGGCACGCTGAAGATTTTGTTCCACCGCGAAACCAAAGAGATTCTGGGAATTCACTGCTTTGGGGAGCGCGCGGCCGAGATTATTCATATCGGCCAGGCGATTATGGAGCAGAAAGGTGGCGGTAACACCATTGAGTACTTCGTTAACACCACCTTTAACTACCCGACGATGGCGGAAGCCTATCGGGTCGCCGCGCTGAACGGCTTAAACCGCCTGTTTTAA
- the oxyR gene encoding DNA-binding transcriptional regulator OxyR, translated as MNIRDLEYLVALAEHRHFRRAADACHVSQPTLSGQIRKLEDELGVMLLERTSRKVLFTQAGLLLVDQARTVLREVKVLKEMASQQGETMSGPLHIGLIPTISPYLLPQIIPMLHQTFPKLEMYLHEAQTHQLLAQLDSGKLDCAILALVKESEAFIEVPLFDEPMLLAVYEDHPWAGRDRVPMGELAGEKLLMLEDGHCLRDQAMGFCFEAGADEDTHFRATSLETLRNMVAAGSGITLLPALAVPPERHRDGVVYLPCVKPEPRRTIGLVYRPGSPLRSRYEQLAEAIRKQMDGRFDSALKQAV; from the coding sequence ATGAATATTCGTGATCTTGAATACCTGGTGGCTCTTGCCGAACATCGCCATTTCCGGCGTGCGGCGGACGCCTGCCACGTGAGTCAGCCAACCCTGAGCGGTCAAATCCGTAAGCTTGAAGATGAACTCGGCGTGATGCTGCTGGAACGCACCAGCCGCAAAGTGCTGTTCACGCAGGCGGGGCTGCTGCTGGTAGACCAGGCGCGTACCGTTTTACGTGAAGTTAAAGTGCTGAAGGAGATGGCGAGCCAGCAAGGCGAAACCATGTCCGGCCCGCTGCATATTGGCCTTATCCCGACCATCAGCCCTTATCTGCTGCCGCAAATCATCCCGATGCTGCACCAGACGTTCCCCAAACTCGAAATGTATCTGCATGAAGCGCAGACGCATCAGCTGCTGGCCCAGCTCGACAGCGGCAAGCTCGACTGCGCTATTCTTGCGCTGGTGAAAGAGAGCGAAGCCTTTATCGAAGTGCCGCTGTTTGATGAGCCGATGCTGCTGGCGGTCTATGAAGATCACCCATGGGCGGGACGCGACCGCGTGCCGATGGGCGAACTGGCGGGCGAAAAACTGCTGATGCTGGAGGACGGCCACTGCCTGCGCGATCAGGCGATGGGCTTTTGCTTCGAAGCAGGCGCGGATGAAGACACGCATTTCCGCGCGACCAGCCTTGAGACGCTGCGCAATATGGTGGCGGCAGGCAGCGGCATTACGCTTTTGCCTGCGCTCGCCGTACCGCCGGAACGTCATCGCGACGGCGTGGTTTATCTGCCCTGCGTGAAGCCGGAACCGCGACGCACCATTGGTCTGGTGTATCGTCCGGGCTCGCCGCTGCGCAGCCGCTATGAGCAGCTCGCAGAGGCCATCCGCAAACAGATGGATGGCCGCTTCGATAGCGCGTTAAAACAGGCGGTTTAA
- the argH gene encoding argininosuccinate lyase, translated as MALWGGRFTQAADGRFKQFNDSLRFDYRLAEQDIIGSVAWSKALVTVGVLTAQEQSQLEGALNTLLEEVLENPHAILESDAEDIHSWVEGKLIDKVGPLGKKLHTGRSRNDQVATDLKLWCKTQVHALLSATRQLQQALVVTAEENQDAVMPGYTHLQRAQPVTFAHWCLAYVEMLARDESRLKDTLKRLDVSPLGSGALAGTAYEIDREQLAGWLGFASATRNSLDSVSDRDHVLELLSDAAISMVHLSRFAEDLIFFNSGEAGFVELSDRVTSGSSLMPQKKNPDALELIRGKCGRVQGALTGMMMTLKGLPLAYNKDMQEDKEGLFDALDTWLDCLHMAALVLDGIQVKRPRCQEAAQQGYANATELADYLVAKGVPFREAHHIVGEAVVEAIRQGKPLEDLALGDLQKFSPVISDDVYPVLSLQSCLDKRAAQGGVSPVQVAQAISAAKTRLA; from the coding sequence ATGGCACTTTGGGGCGGACGTTTTACTCAGGCGGCAGACGGGCGGTTTAAACAATTTAATGACTCTCTGCGCTTTGACTACCGACTCGCCGAGCAGGACATTATCGGCTCCGTGGCCTGGTCTAAAGCGCTGGTCACCGTCGGCGTGCTGACCGCGCAGGAGCAAAGCCAGCTTGAAGGCGCGCTCAATACGCTGCTGGAAGAGGTGCTGGAAAACCCGCACGCGATTCTGGAAAGCGACGCGGAAGATATTCACAGCTGGGTAGAAGGCAAGCTTATCGACAAAGTCGGCCCGCTCGGCAAAAAACTCCATACCGGACGCAGCCGTAACGATCAGGTTGCGACTGACCTGAAGCTCTGGTGCAAAACCCAGGTGCACGCGCTGCTGAGCGCCACACGCCAGCTCCAGCAGGCGCTGGTGGTGACCGCCGAGGAAAACCAGGATGCGGTGATGCCGGGTTACACCCACCTGCAACGCGCCCAGCCGGTGACGTTCGCGCACTGGTGCCTGGCGTATGTCGAAATGCTGGCGCGCGATGAAAGCCGCCTGAAAGATACGCTGAAACGTCTCGATGTCAGCCCGCTTGGCAGCGGCGCGCTCGCCGGTACGGCGTATGAGATAGACCGTGAACAACTGGCGGGCTGGCTCGGCTTCGCAAGCGCCACCCGCAATAGCCTGGACAGCGTTTCCGATCGTGACCATGTGCTGGAATTGCTGTCGGACGCCGCCATCAGCATGGTGCATCTGTCGCGCTTTGCAGAAGATCTGATTTTCTTTAACTCCGGCGAAGCGGGGTTTGTCGAGCTGTCCGATCGCGTGACGTCCGGCTCCTCGTTAATGCCGCAGAAGAAAAACCCGGACGCGCTGGAGCTTATTCGCGGCAAATGCGGCCGCGTGCAGGGCGCGCTCACCGGCATGATGATGACGCTGAAAGGTCTGCCGCTCGCCTACAACAAAGATATGCAGGAAGATAAAGAAGGGCTGTTCGACGCGCTCGACACCTGGCTTGATTGCCTGCATATGGCGGCGCTGGTGCTGGATGGCATTCAGGTGAAACGTCCGCGCTGCCAGGAAGCCGCGCAGCAGGGCTACGCTAACGCCACGGAGCTGGCGGATTATCTGGTCGCCAAAGGCGTGCCGTTCCGCGAAGCGCACCACATTGTGGGCGAGGCGGTGGTAGAGGCGATTCGTCAGGGCAAACCGCTGGAAGATCTGGCGCTCGGCGACCTGCAAAAATTCAGCCCAGTAATCAGTGACGATGTGTACCCGGTGCTGTCGCTTCAGTCGTGTCTTGATAAGCGCGCGGCGCAGGGCGGCGTGTCGCCTGTGCAGGTGGCGCAGGCCATTAGCGCGGCGAAAACGCGACTGGCATAA
- a CDS encoding argininosuccinate synthase, whose amino-acid sequence MQNHGIKKVVLAYSGGLDTSAIIPWLKENYEGCDVVACVVDIGQDRDDLKGVEQKALRSGASECYVVDAREEFIKDYVYPVLQTGALYEGSYLLGTSMARPLIAKALVDVAKKVGADALCHGATGKGNDQVRFESAWAALAPHLKVIAPWREWNLRSREALLDYLKARDIPTTASLEKIYSRDENAWHISTEGGVLESPWNAPNQDCWVWTVDPKDAPDEAEQVTVTVEKGNVVAVNGEHLTPFGCLEVLNKIGAKHGVGRIDIVENRLVGIKSRGCYETPGGTIMMAALRGVEQLVLDRDSFKWREQVGLEMSYVVYDGRWFAPLRQSLQAAAQSLAEQVSGEVVLELYKGRVTAIQKKSTNSLYNEEFATFGEDEVYDHSHAGGFIRLFSLSSRIRALNELKK is encoded by the coding sequence ATGCAAAATCACGGCATCAAAAAAGTGGTTCTCGCTTACTCCGGCGGCCTCGACACCTCTGCCATCATTCCGTGGCTGAAAGAAAACTATGAAGGGTGCGACGTGGTCGCCTGCGTGGTCGATATCGGCCAGGATCGTGACGATCTGAAAGGCGTTGAGCAGAAAGCGCTGCGCTCCGGCGCGTCTGAGTGCTATGTGGTCGATGCGCGTGAAGAGTTCATCAAAGATTACGTGTATCCGGTGCTGCAAACCGGCGCGCTGTATGAAGGCAGCTATCTGCTGGGCACCTCGATGGCGCGTCCGCTGATCGCCAAAGCGCTGGTGGACGTGGCGAAGAAAGTCGGCGCCGACGCGCTGTGCCACGGCGCGACGGGTAAAGGCAACGACCAGGTGCGTTTTGAATCCGCCTGGGCGGCGCTGGCTCCGCATCTGAAAGTTATCGCCCCGTGGCGTGAGTGGAACCTGCGTTCCCGTGAAGCGCTGCTGGATTACCTGAAAGCGCGCGATATCCCGACCACCGCATCGCTTGAGAAAATCTACAGCCGTGACGAGAACGCCTGGCATATCTCCACCGAAGGCGGCGTGCTGGAAAGCCCGTGGAATGCCCCGAACCAGGATTGCTGGGTCTGGACGGTCGATCCTAAAGACGCGCCGGATGAGGCGGAGCAGGTGACCGTGACCGTTGAGAAAGGCAACGTGGTTGCGGTTAACGGCGAGCATCTGACCCCGTTTGGCTGCCTGGAAGTGCTGAATAAAATCGGCGCGAAGCATGGCGTGGGCCGTATCGATATCGTGGAAAACCGTCTGGTGGGTATTAAATCCCGCGGCTGCTACGAAACCCCGGGGGGCACCATTATGATGGCGGCGCTGCGCGGCGTTGAGCAGCTGGTGCTGGATCGCGATAGCTTTAAATGGCGTGAGCAGGTGGGCCTTGAGATGTCTTATGTCGTGTACGACGGCCGCTGGTTCGCCCCGCTGCGTCAGTCCCTGCAGGCGGCGGCGCAGTCGCTGGCTGAACAGGTGAGCGGCGAAGTGGTGCTGGAGCTCTATAAAGGCCGTGTCACCGCGATTCAGAAGAAATCGACCAACAGCCTGTATAACGAAGAGTTCGCGACCTTCGGCGAAGACGAAGTGTACGATCACAGCCACGCGGGCGGCTTTATCCGTCTATTCTCCCTCTCTTCACGCATCCGTGCGCTGAATGAGCTGAAGAAGTAA
- the argB gene encoding acetylglutamate kinase — protein sequence MMNPLIIKLGGVLLDSEEALERLFTALVNYRKEHQRPLVIVHGGGCLVDDLMKQLNLPVKKKDGLRVTPADQIDIITGALAGTANKTLLAWAKKHGIASVGLFLGDGDSVSVTPLDEELGHVGQAHPGSPKLINALLENGFMPVISSIGVTDNGDLMNVNADQAATALAATLGADLILLSDVSGILDGKGQRIAEMTSAKAEQLIAQGIITDGMIVKVHAALDAARTLGRPVDIASWRHAEQLPALFNGVSIGTRILA from the coding sequence ATGATGAACCCGTTAATCATTAAGTTAGGCGGTGTGTTGCTCGACAGCGAAGAGGCGCTGGAGCGTCTTTTTACCGCCCTCGTTAACTACCGCAAGGAGCATCAGCGCCCGCTGGTCATCGTTCACGGCGGCGGCTGCCTCGTTGACGACCTGATGAAGCAGCTCAACCTGCCGGTGAAAAAGAAAGACGGCCTGCGCGTCACGCCTGCCGATCAAATCGACATCATTACCGGGGCGCTGGCGGGCACCGCCAACAAGACGCTGCTCGCCTGGGCGAAAAAACACGGTATCGCCTCCGTCGGCCTGTTCCTGGGCGACGGCGACAGCGTCAGCGTGACGCCGCTTGATGAAGAGCTGGGCCATGTGGGCCAGGCGCATCCCGGGTCGCCGAAGCTGATTAACGCGCTACTGGAAAACGGCTTTATGCCGGTGATTAGCTCGATTGGCGTCACCGACAACGGCGACCTGATGAACGTGAACGCCGACCAGGCGGCCACGGCGCTTGCTGCGACGCTTGGCGCGGATCTGATTCTGCTCTCCGACGTAAGCGGCATTCTGGACGGCAAAGGCCAGCGCATCGCTGAGATGACCTCTGCGAAAGCCGAGCAGCTTATCGCGCAGGGCATTATCACCGACGGGATGATCGTTAAAGTGCACGCGGCGCTGGACGCCGCCCGCACGCTGGGCCGCCCGGTAGACATCGCCTCCTGGCGCCACGCGGAGCAGTTGCCCGCTCTCTTTAATGGCGTGTCCATCGGCACGCGCATTTTGGCCTGA
- the argC gene encoding N-acetyl-gamma-glutamyl-phosphate reductase codes for MLNTLIVGASGYAGAELATYVNRHPHMNITALTVSAQSNDAGKLISDLHPQLKGVLDLPLQPMSDIREFTDGVDVVFLATAHEVSHDLAPQFLDAGCVVFDLSGAFRVNDAAFYDKFYGFTHQHPELLAQAVYGLAEWNRDALKEATLVAVPGCYPTAAQLSLKPLIDAGLLDLNQWPVINATSGVSGAGRKAAISNSFCEVSLQPYGIFTHRHQPEIASHLGAEVIFTPHLGSFPRGILETITCRLKPGVSTQQVAATFQDAYGDKPLVRLYDKGVPALKNVVGLPFCDIGFAVQGEHLIVVATEDNLLKGAAAQAVQCMNIRFGFAETQSLI; via the coding sequence ATGTTGAACACGCTGATTGTTGGCGCCAGTGGTTATGCCGGCGCAGAGCTTGCGACCTACGTGAATCGCCATCCGCATATGAACATAACCGCATTGACGGTCTCAGCGCAAAGCAATGATGCGGGAAAGTTAATCTCCGATCTGCATCCGCAGCTGAAAGGCGTGCTTGACCTGCCGCTGCAGCCGATGAGCGACATTCGCGAGTTCACCGACGGCGTGGATGTGGTGTTTCTCGCCACCGCCCATGAAGTCAGCCACGATCTCGCGCCGCAGTTTCTCGATGCGGGCTGCGTGGTATTCGACCTCTCCGGCGCCTTTCGTGTTAACGACGCCGCGTTCTACGACAAATTTTACGGATTCACGCACCAGCACCCGGAGCTGCTGGCGCAGGCGGTGTATGGCCTGGCGGAGTGGAACCGCGACGCGCTGAAGGAAGCGACGCTGGTGGCGGTGCCGGGATGCTACCCGACCGCGGCGCAGCTTTCGCTGAAACCGCTGATTGACGCCGGTTTGCTGGATCTCAATCAGTGGCCGGTGATTAACGCCACCAGCGGCGTGAGCGGCGCGGGGCGGAAAGCGGCTATCTCCAACAGTTTTTGCGAAGTGAGCCTTCAGCCTTACGGCATTTTTACGCATCGCCATCAGCCGGAAATCGCGAGCCATCTGGGCGCGGAGGTAATCTTCACGCCGCACCTCGGCAGCTTCCCGCGCGGCATTCTGGAAACCATCACCTGCCGCCTGAAGCCGGGAGTGAGCACGCAGCAAGTCGCTGCCACCTTCCAGGACGCTTACGGCGACAAACCGCTGGTGCGGCTGTATGACAAAGGCGTGCCCGCGCTGAAAAACGTGGTGGGCCTGCCGTTTTGCGATATCGGCTTCGCCGTGCAGGGCGAACATCTGATCGTGGTCGCCACGGAAGATAACCTGCTGAAAGGCGCCGCCGCGCAGGCGGTGCAGTGTATGAATATTCGTTTTGGCTTCGCCGAAACGCAGTCTCTTATTTAA
- the argE gene encoding acetylornithine deacetylase, whose amino-acid sequence MKMKLPPFIEIYRALIATPSISATDSALDQSNATLINLLAGWFGSLGFQVEVQPVPGTRNKFNMLASTGSGAGGLLLAGHTDTVPFDDGRWTRDPFTLTEHDNKLFGLGTADMKGFFAFILDALRDVDVTQLKKPLYILATADEETSMAGARYFAETTALRPDCAIIGEPTSLQPIRAHKGHISSAIRVQGQSGHSSDPERGVNAIELMHDAIGRIMQLRDSLKERYHYDAFTVPYPTLNLGHIHGGDASNRICACCELHMDIRPLPGMTLDDLSGLLNEALEPVSLRWPGRLTVFDLHPPIPGYECPPDHKLVQVVEKLLGAQTDVVNYCTEAPFIQTICPTLVLGPGSINQAHQPDEYLETRFIKPTRELISQVVHHFCWH is encoded by the coding sequence GTGAAAATGAAATTACCGCCATTTATCGAGATTTACCGCGCGCTTATCGCCACGCCTTCCATCAGCGCCACCGACAGCGCGCTTGATCAGAGTAATGCGACTTTAATCAATTTGTTGGCGGGCTGGTTTGGCAGTCTCGGCTTCCAGGTCGAAGTACAGCCGGTCCCCGGTACGCGCAATAAATTCAATATGCTGGCGAGCACCGGCAGCGGCGCGGGCGGCCTGTTGCTGGCCGGGCATACCGATACCGTGCCTTTCGACGACGGGCGCTGGACGCGCGACCCTTTCACGCTGACCGAGCATGACAACAAGCTGTTCGGGCTTGGCACCGCCGATATGAAAGGCTTTTTCGCGTTTATTCTCGATGCGCTGCGTGACGTGGATGTGACGCAGCTGAAAAAACCGCTCTACATCCTGGCGACGGCCGATGAAGAGACGAGCATGGCGGGCGCGCGCTATTTCGCTGAAACGACCGCGTTGCGACCAGACTGCGCCATCATCGGCGAGCCGACGTCGCTCCAGCCGATCCGCGCCCATAAAGGCCATATCTCCAGCGCCATTCGCGTACAGGGGCAATCCGGCCACTCCAGCGACCCGGAGCGCGGCGTGAATGCCATCGAGCTGATGCATGACGCCATCGGGCGCATTATGCAACTGCGCGATTCGCTCAAAGAACGCTATCACTATGACGCGTTTACGGTGCCTTACCCGACGCTTAACCTCGGCCATATCCACGGCGGCGACGCGTCGAATCGCATTTGCGCCTGCTGCGAACTGCATATGGATATTCGTCCGCTGCCGGGCATGACGCTTGACGATTTAAGCGGCTTGCTGAACGAGGCGCTGGAGCCAGTGAGCCTGCGCTGGCCGGGCCGCCTGACGGTGTTTGATCTGCATCCGCCAATTCCCGGCTATGAATGTCCGCCGGATCATAAGCTGGTGCAGGTGGTGGAAAAGCTGCTCGGCGCGCAAACCGATGTGGTGAACTACTGCACCGAAGCGCCGTTTATTCAGACGATTTGCCCGACGCTGGTGTTAGGCCCCGGCTCGATTAATCAGGCCCACCAGCCGGATGAATATCTGGAAACGCGGTTTATCAAGCCTACCCGCGAGCTGATTTCGCAGGTGGTGCACCACTTCTGCTGGCACTGA
- the ppc gene encoding phosphoenolpyruvate carboxylase, whose product MNEQYSALRSNVSMLGKLLGDTIKDALGENILDRVETIRKLSKSSRAGNEADRQALLTTLQNLSNDELLPVARAFSQFLNLANTAEQYHSISPKGEAASNPEIIARTLRKLKDQPDINETAIRQAVEALSLELVLTAHPTEITRRTLIHKMVEVNNCLKQLDHKDIADYERNQIMRRLRQLIAQSWHTDEIRKNRPSPVDEAKWGFAVVENSLWEGVPNYLRELNEQLEAHLDYKLPVDFVPVRFTSWMGGDRDGNPNVTADITRHVLLLSRWKATDLFLKDIQVLISELSMVECSDALREYVGTEGAQEPYRYLLKGLRAQLLATQAWLEARLKGQKLPKPQGLLTQNEQLWEPLYACYESLVACGLGIIANGELLDTLRRVKAFGVPLVRIDIRQESTRHTEALGELTRYLGIGDYESWSEADKQAFLIRELNSKRPLLPRQWEPSDNTREVLDTCKVIAEAPKGSIAAYVISMAKTPSDVLAVHLLLKEAGIGFALPVAPLFETLDDLNNANDVMTQLLNIDWYRGFIQGKQMVMIGYSDSAKDAGVMAASWAQYQAQDALIKTCEKAGIALTLFHGRGGSIGRGGAPAHAALLSQPPGSLKGGLRVTEQGEMIRFKYGLPEVTISSLSLYTSAILEANLLPPPEPKAGWRHIMDELSDISCTMYRGYVRENKDFVPYFRSATPEQELGKLPLGSRPAKRRPTGGVESLRAIPWIFAWTQNRLMLPAWLGAGAALQKVVEDGKQDELETMCRDWPFFSTRLGMLEMVFAKADLWLAEYYDQRLVKKELWPLGRELRQLLEADIKVVLDIANDSHLMADLPWIAESIQLRNIYTDPLNVLQAELLHRSRLAEEEGKPADPCVEQALMVTIAGVAAGMRNTG is encoded by the coding sequence ATGAACGAACAATATTCCGCTTTGCGAAGCAATGTCAGTATGCTCGGCAAGTTGCTCGGGGATACCATCAAGGATGCGCTGGGAGAAAACATCCTTGACCGCGTAGAAACAATCCGCAAGTTGTCGAAGTCGTCCCGTGCTGGCAATGAAGCAGACCGCCAGGCGTTGTTAACCACGTTGCAAAACCTTTCCAACGATGAACTGCTGCCGGTGGCCCGCGCGTTCAGTCAGTTCCTGAACCTGGCCAACACCGCCGAGCAATACCACAGCATTTCGCCGAAAGGCGAAGCCGCCAGCAACCCGGAAATTATCGCCCGCACCCTGCGTAAGCTTAAAGATCAGCCCGACATCAACGAAACCGCCATCCGTCAGGCTGTAGAGGCGCTGTCGCTGGAACTGGTGCTGACCGCGCACCCGACCGAGATCACCCGCCGCACGCTTATTCACAAAATGGTCGAAGTTAACAACTGCTTAAAACAACTCGACCACAAAGATATCGCCGATTACGAGCGCAACCAGATCATGCGCCGCCTGCGCCAGCTTATCGCGCAGTCCTGGCACACCGATGAAATTCGCAAAAATCGCCCAAGCCCGGTGGACGAGGCCAAATGGGGTTTTGCGGTGGTGGAAAACAGCCTCTGGGAAGGTGTGCCGAATTATCTGCGCGAGCTGAATGAACAGCTCGAAGCGCATCTCGATTACAAACTGCCGGTGGATTTCGTGCCGGTGCGTTTCACCTCCTGGATGGGCGGCGACCGCGACGGCAACCCGAACGTCACCGCGGATATCACCCGTCACGTTCTGCTGCTAAGCCGCTGGAAAGCGACCGACCTGTTCCTGAAAGATATCCAGGTGCTGATTTCCGAGCTCTCGATGGTCGAGTGCAGCGACGCGCTGCGCGAATATGTCGGCACCGAGGGCGCGCAGGAGCCTTACCGTTACCTGCTGAAAGGGCTGCGCGCGCAGCTGCTCGCGACCCAGGCCTGGCTTGAAGCGCGCCTGAAAGGCCAGAAGCTGCCGAAGCCGCAGGGCCTGCTGACCCAAAACGAACAGCTCTGGGAACCGCTCTACGCCTGTTATGAATCGCTCGTCGCCTGTGGTCTGGGGATCATCGCCAACGGCGAACTGCTCGACACCCTGCGCCGCGTTAAAGCCTTCGGCGTGCCGCTGGTGCGTATCGATATCCGTCAGGAAAGCACCCGCCACACCGAAGCGCTGGGCGAGCTGACCCGCTATCTCGGCATTGGCGACTATGAAAGCTGGTCGGAAGCCGACAAACAGGCGTTCCTGATTCGCGAACTCAACTCCAAACGTCCGCTGCTGCCGCGCCAGTGGGAGCCGAGCGATAACACCCGCGAAGTGCTGGATACCTGCAAAGTGATCGCCGAAGCGCCGAAAGGCTCGATCGCCGCGTACGTAATTTCCATGGCGAAAACGCCGTCCGACGTGCTGGCCGTTCACCTGCTGCTGAAAGAAGCGGGTATTGGCTTCGCGCTGCCGGTCGCCCCGCTGTTTGAAACGCTCGACGACCTGAACAATGCCAATGACGTGATGACCCAGCTGCTGAATATCGACTGGTATCGCGGCTTTATTCAGGGCAAACAGATGGTGATGATTGGCTATTCCGACTCCGCGAAAGACGCGGGCGTGATGGCCGCCTCCTGGGCGCAGTACCAGGCGCAGGACGCGCTGATCAAAACCTGCGAGAAAGCGGGTATCGCGCTGACGCTGTTCCACGGGCGCGGCGGCTCCATTGGCCGCGGCGGCGCACCGGCGCACGCGGCACTACTTTCCCAGCCGCCGGGCAGCCTGAAGGGCGGCCTGCGCGTGACCGAACAGGGCGAGATGATCCGCTTTAAATATGGCCTGCCGGAAGTCACCATCAGCAGCCTGTCGCTCTACACCAGCGCCATTCTGGAAGCTAACCTGCTGCCGCCGCCGGAGCCGAAAGCCGGCTGGCGTCACATCATGGATGAACTGTCCGACATCTCCTGCACCATGTACCGCGGCTACGTGCGCGAAAACAAGGATTTCGTGCCATATTTCCGCTCGGCCACGCCGGAGCAGGAGCTCGGCAAACTGCCGCTCGGTTCACGCCCGGCCAAGCGTCGTCCGACCGGCGGCGTCGAATCGCTGCGCGCCATTCCGTGGATTTTCGCCTGGACGCAAAACCGGCTGATGCTTCCCGCCTGGCTGGGCGCGGGCGCCGCGCTGCAAAAAGTGGTGGAAGATGGCAAACAGGACGAACTGGAAACCATGTGCCGCGACTGGCCGTTCTTCTCCACGCGCCTCGGCATGCTGGAGATGGTCTTTGCCAAAGCGGATCTGTGGCTGGCGGAATACTACGATCAGCGTCTGGTGAAAAAGGAACTCTGGCCGCTTGGCCGTGAGCTGCGCCAGTTGCTGGAAGCAGATATTAAAGTGGTGCTGGATATCGCCAACGACTCGCATCTGATGGCGGACTTACCGTGGATTGCCGAGTCCATCCAGCTACGCAATATCTACACCGACCCGCTGAACGTGCTCCAGGCAGAGCTGCTGCACCGTTCACGCCTGGCCGAGGAAGAAGGCAAACCCGCCGACCCGTGCGTTGAGCAGGCGCTGATGGTCACCATCGCAGGCGTCGCGGCAGGAATGCGCAACACGGGCTGA